The Castanea sativa cultivar Marrone di Chiusa Pesio chromosome 4, ASM4071231v1 sequence AAATGCAGAACCATAAACTACTAACCTTAAAGGTCATCCCAAAACAATCAGGACCTTATTCTGACTTTTgaataaaagttattaaggaaacaaaaattactaTACTCGGTGAAATCGTAGTTTTCGGGGCCTAAATGGAGGAGTTCGACATTTTCAAGGGGTACACCATGGCAAAGTGACGACTATTGCTCAGAATGCTATATCGCTTCAACCTACCAAATTTTATGTGATTCTGACTCCAAGGCCCATGATTTCTACTATTGCCTTTTTGTCTTGTGCATGAGAATTTAAGAAGGCCATGGTAGTCTATTTTACATCACCCCTACAAcccatttcaaatttttatatccAAACTTTTCAATCAACCTTGTTAACTTCATTTTCTTCTCATCATTaccacaataaataaaaaattccatgACCAAACCTACGATTCAAGttacaaaaacttttaaaatgaagGACCAAACTCCAGTTTCAAGAGGCAAGTTCCTCACAAACCCCACAAATAGAAAAActcataaattaaattaataaatcaatTCAAAACAATCAACAAAAGCAAGTGTAAAGGTAGCATGcaatacacacaaacacaaaaagtCTAACAATACATGGTAAACACAAACCTAGTAGATCCATAAAATTCGagcaaaaaaaatagtaaaattgaaCACCCAACAAAAATTCCAACAAACCCATCATTTCCCTCATTTTCGTGACTAATCATAACACTACAACATACCCACCCAACATAGTCCAAAAGGCAAACCCACCCAACAAAATCCCAACATACCCACCCTCTACCTTATCATCGTGACTTATCAAAGCACTAAACCTAAATCCAAAGATAGCCCCAACCTCCCTTTCAAGTCAAAGCAAGCAATGGAGAAGCCAAGGTGGTTCAGTCGAACAACAAGGTGGAAGTAGCAGCTAACGCCAAATGAGCTAGAAGTCATAGTGATGGGATTGGACAACCTCTAGCTTTACTGATAAAGCTCAACTCTCTCTTATCTCCAAGCTCTCCATCTacgaatctctctctctcttatctcCAAGCTCTCCATCTacgactctctctctctctctctctctctctctctctctctctctctctctctctctctctctctctctctctctctctctctctctctcggtgtgtgtgtgttttgagtTTGATGAATGCTCTGTTAATTAAACCAAGGGGTAATATACTAATATAGAACATTTTGATTCTAAGCACTAGTTTGTAAATCCTTTTATTTCTTGCTCAAAACCTCTAAGGATCTTgcataaaaaaacttaataaatttacttttttatccttttttttttttttttgagggagacataataaggaagaaaaatacatacatacatacatacatatatatatatatatatatatatatatatatatatatatatatatatatatatatccctgTTTTTAATAGGGTAGGTTACTAGAGATAAGCAAAACTAATCTCATATGGGCAAAATATCAAGTTTTAAACCACTGATAAGTAAGGTGAGAATGGACCCTAAAACAAGTGGGTTTATGAtaatttgcccttttttttgctaaatctaTCAAAAGACATTATGTTATAGCATTCTTAATCTcacccttatttatttattttttatttcttaacaTCTTTTGTTAAAATAGAGAGAATGTTGTAAACCAAAGGATAATAAGGGaataaattcttgggatttGACTGACTTAATTGAGTATTATTCAATAGAATGGGATGGTGATCATTGCATAATATGAGTTATCTAATATATCAAGTATTTAAAGTAGAATATTTCCCTCAAAACTATTTAATGGATACCAAGGTAAAAAGGATTTCTTCCAATGCTTAGAGAATTATATCCTTGAAAAGAGATGTTCCGACGCATGCAACTGTGAgttctttattttattggaaTAGGGGAGGGGATGGAATTAGAAGTTGGTTCTTGCACTTTTTGATCCTTGGGTGGCTAAAAAGATTCTTAGCATTCATTTATGCTCACAAGTCAATTCATGGTGAAGAGTGCATACTTTCTatataaacaataataacaTTAGTAGCAATAAGTGATGAAGCCAAAAATGATCGTCAATTGATAACCTTATTGGAGCTTATGACGAGGTAACGTGCCCTGcaaatatgagagagaaagacaccAAAGTGTCTAGGTAAATGACGAGTAAGCCAACAATTCTCCGATGATTAATGATGAGTATCAAGATGAGATCGTCTAGGTAAAAGAAAATCTTATCCACACCCAAGTTGGGGACGAGAGTTAGCATCAAATCTCGGCGTCATATGTCGTCCTTTGAGGTGAGCCAGACCGGCACTCATTGAAGGCGCAAATAAACACAATCAAGACAGCTAATAAGAAATGACTGCACTGGACCAGTTACAAGAGCAATGATGGTTCAACGGTCACCCGTTATACCTTAAATGGAATCATCATTGTCAATCAATGCCATGTTCCTCTTAGGAGAAAAACGCTTAAAGCAGCATTAATAGACATAAACTGCACCGACCCAAAGCAAACTATAAAAAGGAAATGAAACTCAAGTAAATGGACATGAGAAATTATAGAGATAGAACTGTGAGTAACTTCTTTTGAGAATTGAGAAGCTGACTTTAGCATCGGAGCGTTCTCAGCTGGTTCAATGCTAGCGAAAATATCCTTTGCCTTTCTTTTCTTAGCAGCAGGTATCGAAGATCGTCCATCGGTATAAACGAGGAGTATACTAACGAGGTCAGGATTCAACTTCATTAGTTTGGCGTCATCTGTGGGGACATGACGAGTTGATCCTTTCTCAAACCATTGTGCTCCTACCGATAAAGCTCCTATCACTTGATGGATTCTACATCGGCACCACCTCCAGATCCTGTGGTGATGGCTCAACAAATTCAAGCTCTAACAATGAATGTACAAGAGCTAATGAAGCAGAATGAAGAGTTGAAGCACCGAGCCCGCCCAGATGGCAGCAACGCCTCGCATCATCGATGCAGCCGTAGCAGACATGACGAGGAGGCTAGCAGCCCTAAAAACAGTAAGGGAAAAGATGCAACCGAATACACAGGGCAGTCCATGCATGACAACAATCACATAATGAAGAGCTTAAGAAGGGAACTTGATGAAGTAAAGAATGCAATGAAAGGGAGGACGACGATGAACCTTGACGGCATGCTCAAACGAACAGATTCACCTTTCACAGCCAGTGTATTAGAGTGCTCTTTGCCTCTGAAGTTTCATTTGCCCGTAGTTGGAGTTTTATGATGGCACAAAGGACCCTCTTGACCATCTAGGGGCCTTCAAGACTATCCTGAACCTTCAACAGACCCCAGATGAAGTTATCTACAGATCTATCCTTGCCACCCTCAGAGGGGCTGCTAGGGTTTGGTTTAGTAAGTTGCCAGCATCTATCATAGCGAATTTTGAACAGCTCAACGACTCATTTGTTCGTCATTTCATTGGAGGATAGCGTCATAAGAGGCCAACCTCTTACTTACTAACAGTGAGGCAGCAAGAAGGGGAAAGCCTAAAAGATTATGTAAAATGTTTCAATAAGGCTATGTTGGAGATTGACGAAGCTGACGACCAGGTGATAATGACGACCTTCCAGGCTGGGCTAAATAACCCCGATCTCATCTTTTCGTTGGGAAAGATGTCGGCAACCTTCATGACGGATCTCCTGTTTAAAGCCCAAAAGTATATGAATGGAGAGGACACCCTTACTGCGAAGGGGCTAACAAGAAAATGGAAGAAGGAAGAACCTGGTGATTCTCATGGTAAGAAGAAAGATCGTAAGGATTTGTATTCAAAGACTAAGACCGGCAAGAGCAGTTATGAGActccgaagaagaagatgaacttCACCCTATTAGTGATGCCTGTAGACAAAATCCTGATGCAAATTAAGGATGAACCAGGACTAAAATGGCCCAAGCCGTTGAGCACGTCCTCTAGGAAACATAACCTGAAGAAATACTATCATTTTCATAAGGATTACAACCATTACACTGATGAATGTCGTGATCTGAAAGAACAAATAGAAGAGTTGATCCAATAGGGAAAGCTACAGAAGTTCGTCAAGAGGGACCACCACCCTCGAGCCAGCGCTGAGGACAAACCCCTTGACGATGTCAAGGATGATAGGTAAGATCATCCAAAGCAAGTTGTGGGTGAGATACAGACGATAACAAGGGGACCCATCTCAAGAGGGTCGTACAAGTCCTTAAAGAAGACTTATTATAGGAAGATCAACAGTGTTCACATGAAGCATCTGTCCCCAAAAGTATCGACGATCAGAGAATAACGATATTATGTTCTCTGAATGGGATGCAAATGGGATTAAGCAACCTCATGATGATCCACTCGTTATTGTATTGGAAATTGAAGGTTTCAACACAAGGAGAGTGTTAGTTGATAATAGGAGCTTTGAGGATATAATGTACATGACGGCCTACTAACGGTTGAGGTTGAATCCAAAAAGGCTTAGACCTTTCAAGTCCCCGTTGGTTAGCTTTAGTGGAGATCGAATTTGTCCAAAAGGCATCATCACATTGTCAGTCACAACTGGTACACATCTAGCTCGGGTAACAAGACAGGTTGATTTTTTAATCATCGATTGCCCATCATCCTATAGTATCATCTTGGCACGACCTACACTAAATCAGCTCAAAGCTGTAACTTCGACTTATTGCCTAAAAGTGAAGTTTCCTACCCCAAATGGAATAAATCAATTATACGGGGATCAACTTTTGGCTAGAGAATGTTCCCAAGCGGTGTTGGCTTCAAGAGAGAACCATGCATGGATGGTGGAAGAAGAATCAAAGAAACCTACTCAAGAGCTGGAGGATGTAAGCCTAGTAGAAGGAGATGCTACCAAAGTAACAAAGGTGGGAGCAGGACTTGACCCAAACCTGAAGGGCAGGATTGTGGAGTTCCTGAAGTAGAATCTGGATATCTTCTCCTGGGCTCAGGAAGACATGCCAGTAATAGATAACAAAGTGATAGAGCACAGGTTGAATGTCAATCCTACCAGAAAGCCCGTCAATTAGAAACGACGAGTTTTTGCTCCTGAGAGAAACGAAGTTGTTATGGAAGAAGTAGAAAAGCGTTTGACTGCTGGATTCATTAGAGAAGTCTattaccccgagtggttggccaacATCATCATGGTGAAGAAGCCCAACGGAAAATGGTgcatgtgtgtagacttcacagatctCAACCATGCCTGCCCAAAAGACAACTTTCCACTTCCCAGGATTAATCAGCTGGTAGATTCAACAGCCAGCCATGAGCTGTTGACCTTTATAGACGCATTCTCAAGTTACAACTAGATCCCCATGAACGAAGAAGACCAAGAGAAAATAGCTTTTGTTACTAGCCAGGGGTTGTACGGCTATAGGGTTATGTCATTTGGCCTGAAAAATGCAAGGGCTACTTATCAGAGATTAGTAAATCAGATGTTTAGTAGGCAGATCAGATGGAATATGGAGgtctatgtggatgacatgcttGTGAAGTGCAAGAAAGCAGAATTACACTTGGACAACCTCAGAGGAACTTTCGATACGTTAAAGAAGTACCAAATGAGGTTAAACCCGACGAAATGTATATTTGGGGTCTCGTCGGGCAAGTTTTTAGGCTTCATGGTCTCACAACGAGGCATAGAGGCTAACCCTGAGAAAGTCAAGGCCATATTAGATATGACATCCCCAAGGAGTGTGAAGGAAGTTCAGAGACTGACGGAGCGTATAGCAGCCTTGAATAGGTTTGTCTCCAGAGCTATGGATAAATGCCTCCCGTTCTTCAAAACATTAAAGCAGACTTTCCAATGGACATACGAGTGTGAAGAAGCCTTCCAAGCACTCAAGGATTACCTGTCCAAACCCCCACTACTAAGTCCATCCGTTAAAGGAGAAGATTTGTTCATGTATTTAACTGTCTCCTAGACGGCTATAAGCTCAGCATTGATCCGTGAAGAGCTCCAAATTCATAAACCAGTTTACTACACAAGTTAGGCCTTCCAGGGCGCAAAAGGAAAATACCCAAGgatagaaaaaaatttcttcgcTTTAATCGTCGCATCAAGAAAGCTCTGTCACTACTTCCAAGCACACACGATATTAGTCATGACGAACCAAGGAGAATGGTCCAATGGGCGGTGGAATTAAGCCAATTTGATACCGATTACAAGCCTAGAACAGCAATTAAAGCCCAGGCACTGGCAGACTTTGTCGTTGAATTTACTGTAGCCGATCAAGATCCAGAATCAGATTACTGGACGGTGTATACAGACGGCTCATTGGCATCAGGCATGGACGGAGTAGGAGTGATTCTCTTATCCCCAGAGAAGGACGTCCTCAGATATGGAATCCAGTTTTAGTTCCTAGCAACAAATAATGAAGCAGAATATGAAGCAGTCATAACGGGCTTGAGGGTTGCAAAAGCCCTGGGTGTGAGAAACTTGAAATTGAACTCTGATTCAAAGCTCTTGACAGGGCAGATGAACAATGAATACGAGGCCAAGGAGGACAGGATGAAGAGGTACTTAGCATTGACCAATCAGTTAATTTCTAACTTTGATGATGTCAAGATTAGTCAGGCACCCCAGGAGGAAAATTCTGAAGCAAACGAAGTTGCTAAGCTGGCATCGTTGGACATAAATGAACAACAACCTAGATTGTACATGGAGGTGCAGTATCTACCGAGCATTAAGGGGTTTGATGTGAACTATGTTCAGTCAGTAGCAAGCTGGATGGATCCAATAATCAAATACATCAAGAATGGTAACCTCCCTACAGATCCCGCAAAAACCAGAAAAGTCAAAGTTAGGTCGTCCATATTTACAGTCTTGAATGACGAGCTTTACAAAAGGGGATTCTCACAACCCTTCTTGAAGTGCCTAGATCCAGAGGATGCTAAGTATGTATTAAGGGAGATCCACGAAGGGGTATGTGAAAATCACTCTGGACCAC is a genomic window containing:
- the LOC142632692 gene encoding uncharacterized protein LOC142632692; this encodes MVQWAVELSQFDTDYKPRTAIKAQALADFVVEFTVADQDPESDYWTVYTDGSLASEYEAVITGLRVAKALGVRNLKLNSDSKLLTGQMNNEYEAKEDRMKRYLALTNQLISNFDDVKISQAPQEENSEANEVAKLASLDINEQQPRLYMEVQYLPSIKGFDVNYVQSVASWMDPIIKYIKNGNLPTDPAKTRKVKVRSSIFTVLNDELYKRGFSQPFLKCLDPEDAKYVLREIHEGVCENHSGPRSLVGQVVHAGYFWPAMQNDVAQIVQKYDKCQRFGNANGQIGVTNWTLLKLIKTRLEGAKGMWPDKLPGVLWAYRTMVRTPTSKTPFKMVFGTEAVVLVEVGVSSLRRYVMTSKERMTKYYHQRVKLKCFNPGDTVLQKVSQATKDPNEGKLGPNWEGPYKVIHYSRRGSYHLEDANGKPLPRPWNAEHLKSIINEGADSQP